The genomic window GTGCGTCCTGCTCACGGGCGCGGACCCGGGCGAGCACCAGGTCGATCTGTTCGGCCGCGTAGACCGAGCACTGGCCGGCGTTGCTGCCGTCCGGGTCGCCGAGCAGGACGTCGCGGGTGTAGGCGCGGCCCGCGGGCGAGGCCATCTCGTCGAGGAACTGTTCGGCCCAGGCCGTCAGGTCGGAACGGAGATCACCGTGGTCCTCGGGCGCCGTGTCGGGCCGCAGACGCTCCACCGCGACGTCGGAGAGCAGCTCCTGCAGGTCGCCCCAGCGGCGGTAGATCGTCGACGGCGTGACCTCCGCGCGCTGGGCGACCAGCGGCACCGTCAGCGCCTCGCGCCCCACCTCCGCGAGGAGTTCACGTACAGCGGCGTGCACCGATGCCTGGACCCGGGCGCTGCGCCCGCCCGGGCGCACCATCTGCTTGCGACTCATACCAACCACCTTAAAGCACAATCCTAGCGTTTAGGGCGGCGCGGGCCGGACCGCCCGAGTGCCGTTCGACGGCTCCCCGGCCTGGTCCGGCCCGCGCGCCGTGCTCAGGCCACCGGGGCGAGCGCTCGGGCAGGCCGGGTCTGCTCGTAGGCGTGGCCGACGCGCAGGAGCGCGCGCTCGCCGAGCGGCCGGCCGAGCAGTTGCATGCCGATCGGCAGGCCCGCCGTGTCATGGCCGACCGGGACGGACAGGGCGGGCACCCCGACGATGTTCGCGGGGGCGGACAGCCGCACGAGCGCGTCGGAGACGGATTCGACCGTGCCGTCCGACCAGGTGACCGTCTCCTGGTCGGAGGCTGCCGCCGTCATCGGGACCGCCGGGGCGGCGATCACGTCGACCGTCTCCAGCAGGCGCGCCCACTGCTCCCGCATCATGGTCCGCGCGCGCTGGGCGCGCACGTGGTCCACGGCGCTCATCAGCTCGCCGGCCTCCAGCAGGATGCGGACGTCCGCCTGGTACAGCTCGGGCGCCGCCCGCAGGGTGCGCTCGTGGTAGGCGGTGGCCTCCGGCACCAGCAGTCCCCACAGGATCGGTTGGACGTAGCGGGTCATCGGGATGTCGATCTCGACGAGCTGCGCACCGAGCGCCGCCAACTGCCCGATGGCGCGCCGGACGGCAGCCGCCACCTCGGCGTCCACGTGGTCGAAGTAGTAGGTGCGCGGCACGCCGACCCGCAGCCCCGTCAGATCCGTGTCCTGCCCCGGCCGGTAGTCCAGGGCGGAGGTGTGCAGCGAAGCGGGGTCACGCGCGTCGTGTCCGGCCAGCGCGGTCAGCACCAGGGCCGCGTCCTCCACGGTCCGGGTGATCGGGCCGACGTGGTCCAGCGCCCAGGACAGGGACGTGACGCCGTGCCGGGGAACGAGGCCGTAGGTCGGCTTGAGGCCGACGACCCCGTTGAGCGCGGCGGGCACCCGGATCGATCCGCCGGTGTCGGTGCCCAGGGCGAAGGTCGCCGTGCCCGCGGCGACGGCGACGGCGGACCCGCCGCTCGAACCGCCCGCGACCCGGCCGCGGTCCCAGGCGTTCCTGGTCTGCGGGGTGGTCAGGCCGTAGGCGAACTCGTGGGTGTGCGTCTTGCCGAGCAGGACGGCGCCGGCCGCCGTCAGGCGCGCGGCGACCGTGCTGTCGGCCTGCGCGCGGTGGTCGGCGCGCACCTGGGAGCTGGCCGTGGTGGCCCAGCCGGCGACGTCGATCAGGTCCTTGAGCCCCATCGGGACGCCGTGCAACGGCCCGCGGTGGCGGCCCTGCGCCACCTCAGCCTCGGCCTCGCGCGCCGCCCGGCGCGCCTGCTCCGCATCGAAGGCGACGTAGGCGCCGAGGAGCGGCTCGACCTGCTCGATGCGGGTCAGGACGGAGTCCACCAGCTCGACCGGGGACAGCTGCCGGTCCCGGATCGCATCCGCGGCGGCAGCGAGGGAGAGCTCATACGGCTGCATCGTGCTTCTCCTCTCCGGCGCGGTAGGCACCGGCGGGCGGGGTCTCCCCGAAGTCCAGCTCCCGCAGGATCGCGACGATGGAATGGATGTGGTTGACGGTGGCCGCGACCGCGGCGTGACGCTCGGCGGGCAGTACGAGCCCGCCACGGGCGGCCCAGCGGGCCGCCTCCGACGGCGTGAGGTCGGCGTCAGGGACGGACGCCGGCAGGGGTGTTGGTGCGGAGGTGGACACGGATGGTGACGCGGACGCTGACATGGGCGTTCTTCCTGATCGGGGTGGGCACACGGAGCACTCCCACACCAAAAGCTAACGGTTTGCTTTAGCCGACAGTAGAGCCTAGGGTTCCTTAAAGCAAATAGATTGCGTTTACCCGCAAAGGGAGCCCCATGCCCAGCGTCCTGTCCGACGCACCCGCGCACCGTCCCCTCCGGCCCGCCCGTGCCCGCACC from Kitasatospora sp. NBC_01250 includes these protein-coding regions:
- a CDS encoding TetR/AcrR family transcriptional regulator, with product MSRKQMVRPGGRSARVQASVHAAVRELLAEVGREALTVPLVAQRAEVTPSTIYRRWGDLQELLSDVAVERLRPDTAPEDHGDLRSDLTAWAEQFLDEMASPAGRAYTRDVLLGDPDGSNAGQCSVYAAEQIDLVLARVRAREQDAPDVETVMDRVVAPLMYRILFRPAGLDAAYARRLVTDFLVTDFLVTDGEAGPGSR
- a CDS encoding amidase, with the protein product MQPYELSLAAAADAIRDRQLSPVELVDSVLTRIEQVEPLLGAYVAFDAEQARRAAREAEAEVAQGRHRGPLHGVPMGLKDLIDVAGWATTASSQVRADHRAQADSTVAARLTAAGAVLLGKTHTHEFAYGLTTPQTRNAWDRGRVAGGSSGGSAVAVAAGTATFALGTDTGGSIRVPAALNGVVGLKPTYGLVPRHGVTSLSWALDHVGPITRTVEDAALVLTALAGHDARDPASLHTSALDYRPGQDTDLTGLRVGVPRTYYFDHVDAEVAAAVRRAIGQLAALGAQLVEIDIPMTRYVQPILWGLLVPEATAYHERTLRAAPELYQADVRILLEAGELMSAVDHVRAQRARTMMREQWARLLETVDVIAAPAVPMTAAASDQETVTWSDGTVESVSDALVRLSAPANIVGVPALSVPVGHDTAGLPIGMQLLGRPLGERALLRVGHAYEQTRPARALAPVA